One genomic segment of Misgurnus anguillicaudatus chromosome 23, ASM2758022v2, whole genome shotgun sequence includes these proteins:
- the LOC129453422 gene encoding ephrin type-B receptor 3 isoform X3: MTMDYLLVLCSFLLPLSSAVEETLMDTKWATTELAWTSHPETGWEEVSGYDDAMNPIRTYQVCNVREVNQNNWLRSDFIPRKDVLRVYVEMKFTVRDCNSIPNIPGSCKETFNLFYYESDSDSATATSPFWMENPYVKVDTIAPDESFSMLESGRVNTKIRSFGPLSKAGFYLAFQDLGACMSLISVRVFYKKCSTTIANFAVFPETATGAEATSLVIAPGTCVHNALEVSVPLKLYCNGDGEWMVPVGSCTCMAGFEPAVKDTQCQACSPGTFKSKQGEGFCTPCPPNSRTSSGAASICSCRNGYYRADNDSPDSGCTTVPSAPRSVISSVNETSLVLEWSEPRDQGGRDDLLYNVICKKCLPERGTCTRCDDNVDISPRHLGLTVRHVTVRNLQAHTQYSFEIQAVNGVSNKSPYTPQFASVNITTNQAAPSAVPTVHLMGASANTMSLSWLPPEKPNGIILDYEIKYHEKDQGEAIAHTMTAQRSSARIEGLKPGTPYVVQVRARTVAGYGRYSSASDFSTNHQAESDKTLQEQLPLIVGSLTAGLVFIIVVVVIAIVCLRKQRNGSESEYTEKLQQYKSPIVTPGMKVYIDPFTYEDPNEAIREFAKEIDVSCVKIEEVIGAGEFGEVCRGRLKLPGRREIIVAIKTLKAGYTDRQRRDFLSEASIMGQFDHPNIIRLEGVVTKSRPVMIVTEFMENGALDSFLRLNDGQFTVIQLVGMLRGIAAGMKYLSDMNYVHRDLAARNILVNSNLVCKVSDFGLSRFLEDDPTDPTYTSSLGGKIPIRWTAPEAIAYRKFTSASDVWSYGIVMWEVMSYGERPYWDMSNQDVINAVEQDYRLPPPMDCPTALHQLMLDCWVKERNLRPKFSQIVNTLDKLIRNAASLKVVTSTHSGASQPLLDRCVPDYTTFTTVGDWLDAIKMSRYRDNFLNAGFASFDLVAQMTSEDLLRIGVTLAGHQKKILGSIQDMRLQMNQTLPVQV; the protein is encoded by the exons AAACACTGATGGACACCAAATGGGCCACAACCGAACTCGCCTGGACTTCGCATCCTGAAACTGGG TGGGAGGAAGTAAGTGGTTACGACGATGCCATGAATCCCATTCGAACATATCAAGTGTGCAATGTTCGTGAGGTCAACCAGAACAACTGGCTTCGCAGTGACTTCATTCCTCGCAAGGATGTTCTCCGTGTGTACGTTGAGATGAAATTCACCGTACGAGACTGCAATAGTATTCCCAACATTCCGGGATCCTGTAAAGAGACCTTTAATTTGTTTTACTACGAATCCGATTCGGATTCGGCCACGGCCACCAGTCCGTTTTGGATGGAGAACCCTTACGTTAAGGTGGACACCATTGCTCCTGATGAGAGCTTTTCTATGTTGGAATCCGGCCGGGTTAATACTAAGATTCGTAGCTTTGGTCCACTTTCCAAGGCTGGTTTCTACCTAGCTTTCCAAGACTTGGGCGCATGCATGTCTTTAATCTCCGTCCGGGTGTTTTACAAGAAGTGCTCCACAACTATTGCCAATTTCGCAGTCTTCCCTGAGACAGCAACAGGCGCTGAAGCCACCTCGCTAGTCATTGCCCCAGGCACCTGTGTACATAATGCTCTTGAAGTGTCCGTCCCTCTCAAACTCTACTGCAATGGAGATGGAGAATGGATGGTTCCTGTGGGTTCCTGCACGTGCATGGCCGGGTTTGAACCTGCAGTTAAGGATACACAGTGTCAAG CTTGCAGTCCAGGCACGTTTAAGTCCAAGCAGGGTGAAGGTTTCTGCACCCCATGTCCACCCAACAGTAGAACAAGTTCTGGAGCCGCCAGCATTTGTTCATGCAGGAACGGCTACTATCGGGCAGACAACGATTCACCTGACTCGGGATGTACTA ccGTGCCCTCAGCTCCACGCAGTGTCATCTCCAGTGTGAACGAGACATCGCTGGTGCTCGAATGGAGCGAGCCGCGTGACCAAGGAGGAAGAGATGACCTTCTCTACAACGTTATCTGTAAGAAGTGTCTGCCTGAGCGCGGTACCTGCACGCGGTGTGATGACAATGTGGACATCTCTCCCCGGCACCTTGGCCTGACCGTGAGACACGTTACTGTCAGAAACCTACAGGCTCACACCCAGTACAGCTTTGAGATTCAGGCTGTCAATGGAGTCTCCAACAAGAGTCCCTACACACCCCAGTTTGCATCTGTTAACATCACCACTAACCAAGCTG CTCCCTCTGCAGTTCCTACAGTCCACCTGATGGGGGCCTCAGCCAACACTATGAGTCTCTCCTGGCTCCCCCCTGAAAAACCAAATGGCATCATCTTGGATTACGAGATTAAATACCATGAGAAG GACCAGGGAGAAGCTATTGCCCACACAATGACTGCCCAACGCAGCTCAGCACGCATTGAGGGTTTGAAGCCCGGCACACCGTATGTTGTGCAGGTTCGGGCCCGAACAGTGGCAGGGTATGGACGATACAGCAGCGCTTCTGACTTTAGCACCAACCACCAGG CCGAATCAGACAAGACTCTACAGGAACAGTTGCCGCTGATTGTGGGCTCTTTGACAGCTGGCCTGGTCTTCATCATTGTTGTTGTCGTCATTGCAATAGTCTGCCTCAG GAAGCAACGCAATGGATCAGAATCGGAATACACTGAAAAACTGCAACAATACA AATCCCCAATAGTCACTCCGGGAATGAAGGTCTACATTGACCCCTTCACCTACGAGGACCCAAATGAGGCCATCCGCGAGTTTGCCAAAGAAATTGACGTTTCCTGTGTGAAAATCGAGGAGGTCATTGGCGCAG GAGAGTTTGGAGAAGTATGCCGCGGGCGTCTGAAGCTCCCTGGGCGTCGTGAGATTATTGTTGCTATCAAGACTCTGAAGGCTGGCTACACCGACCGTCAAAGGAGAGACTTCCTGAGTGAGGCCAGCATTATGGGTCAATTTGACCATCCCAACATTATACGCTTAGAAGGGGTGGTGACCAAGAGCCGGCCAGTCATGATTGTCACTGAATTCATGGAGAATGGAGCGCTGGATTCCTTTCTGCGG CTAAATGATGGCCAGTTCACTGTCATCCAGCTGGTCGGTATGTTAAGAGGCATTGCAGCTGGCATGAAATACCTGTCCGACATGAACTATGTGCACCGTGACCTGGCTGCTCGTAACATCCTAGTTAACAGCAACCTAGTGTGCAAAGTGTCCGATTTTGGCCTTTCTCGCTTTTTGGAGGACGATCCCACGGACCCCACGTACACCAGCTCATTG GGAGGAAAGATCCCAATTCGCTGGACAGCTCCTGAGGCCATTGCTTACAGAAAGTTCACCTCAGCTAGTGACGTGTGGAGCTATGGGATCGTCATGTGGGAGGTGATGTCATACGGCGAGCGTCCATACTGGGACATGAGTAATCAAGAT GTGATTAATGCAGTTGAGCAGGACTACAGGCTACCTCCACCCATGGACTGCCCTACTGCCTTGCACCAACTCATGTTAGACTGCTGGGTTAAAGAAAGAAACTTGAGACCCAAGTTCTCCCAGATAGTCAACACCCTGGACAAACTTATTCGCAATGCCGCCAGCCTTAAGGTGGTCACCAGCACACATTCTGG GGCCTCCCAGCCTCTTCTTGACCGCTGTGTGCCTGACTACACCACCTTCACCACTGTGGGCGACTGGCTGGACGCCATCAAGATGAGCCGTTACCGTGACAACTTCCTAAATGCTGGTTTCGCTTCCTTTGACCTGGTAGCCCAGATGACTTCAGA AGATCTGCTACGGATAGGTGTGACATTAGCCGGCCACCAAAAGAAGATTCTCGGGAGCATTCAAGACATGAGACTTCAAATGAACCAAACGCTGCCCGTCCAGGTCTGA
- the LOC129453422 gene encoding ephrin type-B receptor 3 isoform X1 produces the protein MTMDYLLVLCSFLLPLSSAVEETLMDTKWATTELAWTSHPETGWEEVSGYDDAMNPIRTYQVCNVREVNQNNWLRSDFIPRKDVLRVYVEMKFTVRDCNSIPNIPGSCKETFNLFYYESDSDSATATSPFWMENPYVKVDTIAPDESFSMLESGRVNTKIRSFGPLSKAGFYLAFQDLGACMSLISVRVFYKKCSTTIANFAVFPETATGAEATSLVIAPGTCVHNALEVSVPLKLYCNGDGEWMVPVGSCTCMAGFEPAVKDTQCQACSPGTFKSKQGEGFCTPCPPNSRTSSGAASICSCRNGYYRADNDSPDSGCTTVPSAPRSVISSVNETSLVLEWSEPRDQGGRDDLLYNVICKKCLPERGTCTRCDDNVDISPRHLGLTVRHVTVRNLQAHTQYSFEIQAVNGVSNKSPYTPQFASVNITTNQAAPSAVPTVHLMGASANTMSLSWLPPEKPNGIILDYEIKYHEKDQGEAIAHTMTAQRSSARIEGLKPGTPYVVQVRARTVAGYGRYSSASDFSTNHQAESDKTLQEQLPLIVGSLTAGLVFIIVVVVIAIVCLRKQRNGSESEYTEKLQQYKSPIVTPGMKVYIDPFTYEDPNEAIREFAKEIDVSCVKIEEVIGAGNQQHKLLSNRGKTARHTLAIPLEDFTSSGEFGEVCRGRLKLPGRREIIVAIKTLKAGYTDRQRRDFLSEASIMGQFDHPNIIRLEGVVTKSRPVMIVTEFMENGALDSFLRLNDGQFTVIQLVGMLRGIAAGMKYLSDMNYVHRDLAARNILVNSNLVCKVSDFGLSRFLEDDPTDPTYTSSLGGKIPIRWTAPEAIAYRKFTSASDVWSYGIVMWEVMSYGERPYWDMSNQDVINAVEQDYRLPPPMDCPTALHQLMLDCWVKERNLRPKFSQIVNTLDKLIRNAASLKVVTSTHSGASQPLLDRCVPDYTTFTTVGDWLDAIKMSRYRDNFLNAGFASFDLVAQMTSEDLLRIGVTLAGHQKKILGSIQDMRLQMNQTLPVQV, from the exons AAACACTGATGGACACCAAATGGGCCACAACCGAACTCGCCTGGACTTCGCATCCTGAAACTGGG TGGGAGGAAGTAAGTGGTTACGACGATGCCATGAATCCCATTCGAACATATCAAGTGTGCAATGTTCGTGAGGTCAACCAGAACAACTGGCTTCGCAGTGACTTCATTCCTCGCAAGGATGTTCTCCGTGTGTACGTTGAGATGAAATTCACCGTACGAGACTGCAATAGTATTCCCAACATTCCGGGATCCTGTAAAGAGACCTTTAATTTGTTTTACTACGAATCCGATTCGGATTCGGCCACGGCCACCAGTCCGTTTTGGATGGAGAACCCTTACGTTAAGGTGGACACCATTGCTCCTGATGAGAGCTTTTCTATGTTGGAATCCGGCCGGGTTAATACTAAGATTCGTAGCTTTGGTCCACTTTCCAAGGCTGGTTTCTACCTAGCTTTCCAAGACTTGGGCGCATGCATGTCTTTAATCTCCGTCCGGGTGTTTTACAAGAAGTGCTCCACAACTATTGCCAATTTCGCAGTCTTCCCTGAGACAGCAACAGGCGCTGAAGCCACCTCGCTAGTCATTGCCCCAGGCACCTGTGTACATAATGCTCTTGAAGTGTCCGTCCCTCTCAAACTCTACTGCAATGGAGATGGAGAATGGATGGTTCCTGTGGGTTCCTGCACGTGCATGGCCGGGTTTGAACCTGCAGTTAAGGATACACAGTGTCAAG CTTGCAGTCCAGGCACGTTTAAGTCCAAGCAGGGTGAAGGTTTCTGCACCCCATGTCCACCCAACAGTAGAACAAGTTCTGGAGCCGCCAGCATTTGTTCATGCAGGAACGGCTACTATCGGGCAGACAACGATTCACCTGACTCGGGATGTACTA ccGTGCCCTCAGCTCCACGCAGTGTCATCTCCAGTGTGAACGAGACATCGCTGGTGCTCGAATGGAGCGAGCCGCGTGACCAAGGAGGAAGAGATGACCTTCTCTACAACGTTATCTGTAAGAAGTGTCTGCCTGAGCGCGGTACCTGCACGCGGTGTGATGACAATGTGGACATCTCTCCCCGGCACCTTGGCCTGACCGTGAGACACGTTACTGTCAGAAACCTACAGGCTCACACCCAGTACAGCTTTGAGATTCAGGCTGTCAATGGAGTCTCCAACAAGAGTCCCTACACACCCCAGTTTGCATCTGTTAACATCACCACTAACCAAGCTG CTCCCTCTGCAGTTCCTACAGTCCACCTGATGGGGGCCTCAGCCAACACTATGAGTCTCTCCTGGCTCCCCCCTGAAAAACCAAATGGCATCATCTTGGATTACGAGATTAAATACCATGAGAAG GACCAGGGAGAAGCTATTGCCCACACAATGACTGCCCAACGCAGCTCAGCACGCATTGAGGGTTTGAAGCCCGGCACACCGTATGTTGTGCAGGTTCGGGCCCGAACAGTGGCAGGGTATGGACGATACAGCAGCGCTTCTGACTTTAGCACCAACCACCAGG CCGAATCAGACAAGACTCTACAGGAACAGTTGCCGCTGATTGTGGGCTCTTTGACAGCTGGCCTGGTCTTCATCATTGTTGTTGTCGTCATTGCAATAGTCTGCCTCAG GAAGCAACGCAATGGATCAGAATCGGAATACACTGAAAAACTGCAACAATACA AATCCCCAATAGTCACTCCGGGAATGAAGGTCTACATTGACCCCTTCACCTACGAGGACCCAAATGAGGCCATCCGCGAGTTTGCCAAAGAAATTGACGTTTCCTGTGTGAAAATCGAGGAGGTCATTGGCGCAGGTAACCAACAACACAAGCTCCTGAGCAACAGGGGGAAGACAGCTAGGCACACCCTGGCCATACCTTTAGAGGACTTCACTTCAAGCG GAGAGTTTGGAGAAGTATGCCGCGGGCGTCTGAAGCTCCCTGGGCGTCGTGAGATTATTGTTGCTATCAAGACTCTGAAGGCTGGCTACACCGACCGTCAAAGGAGAGACTTCCTGAGTGAGGCCAGCATTATGGGTCAATTTGACCATCCCAACATTATACGCTTAGAAGGGGTGGTGACCAAGAGCCGGCCAGTCATGATTGTCACTGAATTCATGGAGAATGGAGCGCTGGATTCCTTTCTGCGG CTAAATGATGGCCAGTTCACTGTCATCCAGCTGGTCGGTATGTTAAGAGGCATTGCAGCTGGCATGAAATACCTGTCCGACATGAACTATGTGCACCGTGACCTGGCTGCTCGTAACATCCTAGTTAACAGCAACCTAGTGTGCAAAGTGTCCGATTTTGGCCTTTCTCGCTTTTTGGAGGACGATCCCACGGACCCCACGTACACCAGCTCATTG GGAGGAAAGATCCCAATTCGCTGGACAGCTCCTGAGGCCATTGCTTACAGAAAGTTCACCTCAGCTAGTGACGTGTGGAGCTATGGGATCGTCATGTGGGAGGTGATGTCATACGGCGAGCGTCCATACTGGGACATGAGTAATCAAGAT GTGATTAATGCAGTTGAGCAGGACTACAGGCTACCTCCACCCATGGACTGCCCTACTGCCTTGCACCAACTCATGTTAGACTGCTGGGTTAAAGAAAGAAACTTGAGACCCAAGTTCTCCCAGATAGTCAACACCCTGGACAAACTTATTCGCAATGCCGCCAGCCTTAAGGTGGTCACCAGCACACATTCTGG GGCCTCCCAGCCTCTTCTTGACCGCTGTGTGCCTGACTACACCACCTTCACCACTGTGGGCGACTGGCTGGACGCCATCAAGATGAGCCGTTACCGTGACAACTTCCTAAATGCTGGTTTCGCTTCCTTTGACCTGGTAGCCCAGATGACTTCAGA AGATCTGCTACGGATAGGTGTGACATTAGCCGGCCACCAAAAGAAGATTCTCGGGAGCATTCAAGACATGAGACTTCAAATGAACCAAACGCTGCCCGTCCAGGTCTGA
- the LOC129453422 gene encoding ephrin type-B receptor 3 isoform X2, which yields MTMDYLLVLCSFLLPLSSAVEETLMDTKWATTELAWTSHPETGWEEVSGYDDAMNPIRTYQVCNVREVNQNNWLRSDFIPRKDVLRVYVEMKFTVRDCNSIPNIPGSCKETFNLFYYESDSDSATATSPFWMENPYVKVDTIAPDESFSMLESGRVNTKIRSFGPLSKAGFYLAFQDLGACMSLISVRVFYKKCSTTIANFAVFPETATGAEATSLVIAPGTCVHNALEVSVPLKLYCNGDGEWMVPVGSCTCMAGFEPAVKDTQCQACSPGTFKSKQGEGFCTPCPPNSRTSSGAASICSCRNGYYRADNDSPDSGCTTVPSAPRSVISSVNETSLVLEWSEPRDQGGRDDLLYNVICKKCLPERGTCTRCDDNVDISPRHLGLTVRHVTVRNLQAHTQYSFEIQAVNGVSNKSPYTPQFASVNITTNQAAPSAVPTVHLMGASANTMSLSWLPPEKPNGIILDYEIKYHEKDQGEAIAHTMTAQRSSARIEGLKPGTPYVVQVRARTVAGYGRYSSASDFSTNHQAESDKTLQEQLPLIVGSLTAGLVFIIVVVVIAIVCLRKQRNGSESEYTEKLQQYITPGMKVYIDPFTYEDPNEAIREFAKEIDVSCVKIEEVIGAGNQQHKLLSNRGKTARHTLAIPLEDFTSSGEFGEVCRGRLKLPGRREIIVAIKTLKAGYTDRQRRDFLSEASIMGQFDHPNIIRLEGVVTKSRPVMIVTEFMENGALDSFLRLNDGQFTVIQLVGMLRGIAAGMKYLSDMNYVHRDLAARNILVNSNLVCKVSDFGLSRFLEDDPTDPTYTSSLGGKIPIRWTAPEAIAYRKFTSASDVWSYGIVMWEVMSYGERPYWDMSNQDVINAVEQDYRLPPPMDCPTALHQLMLDCWVKERNLRPKFSQIVNTLDKLIRNAASLKVVTSTHSGASQPLLDRCVPDYTTFTTVGDWLDAIKMSRYRDNFLNAGFASFDLVAQMTSEDLLRIGVTLAGHQKKILGSIQDMRLQMNQTLPVQV from the exons AAACACTGATGGACACCAAATGGGCCACAACCGAACTCGCCTGGACTTCGCATCCTGAAACTGGG TGGGAGGAAGTAAGTGGTTACGACGATGCCATGAATCCCATTCGAACATATCAAGTGTGCAATGTTCGTGAGGTCAACCAGAACAACTGGCTTCGCAGTGACTTCATTCCTCGCAAGGATGTTCTCCGTGTGTACGTTGAGATGAAATTCACCGTACGAGACTGCAATAGTATTCCCAACATTCCGGGATCCTGTAAAGAGACCTTTAATTTGTTTTACTACGAATCCGATTCGGATTCGGCCACGGCCACCAGTCCGTTTTGGATGGAGAACCCTTACGTTAAGGTGGACACCATTGCTCCTGATGAGAGCTTTTCTATGTTGGAATCCGGCCGGGTTAATACTAAGATTCGTAGCTTTGGTCCACTTTCCAAGGCTGGTTTCTACCTAGCTTTCCAAGACTTGGGCGCATGCATGTCTTTAATCTCCGTCCGGGTGTTTTACAAGAAGTGCTCCACAACTATTGCCAATTTCGCAGTCTTCCCTGAGACAGCAACAGGCGCTGAAGCCACCTCGCTAGTCATTGCCCCAGGCACCTGTGTACATAATGCTCTTGAAGTGTCCGTCCCTCTCAAACTCTACTGCAATGGAGATGGAGAATGGATGGTTCCTGTGGGTTCCTGCACGTGCATGGCCGGGTTTGAACCTGCAGTTAAGGATACACAGTGTCAAG CTTGCAGTCCAGGCACGTTTAAGTCCAAGCAGGGTGAAGGTTTCTGCACCCCATGTCCACCCAACAGTAGAACAAGTTCTGGAGCCGCCAGCATTTGTTCATGCAGGAACGGCTACTATCGGGCAGACAACGATTCACCTGACTCGGGATGTACTA ccGTGCCCTCAGCTCCACGCAGTGTCATCTCCAGTGTGAACGAGACATCGCTGGTGCTCGAATGGAGCGAGCCGCGTGACCAAGGAGGAAGAGATGACCTTCTCTACAACGTTATCTGTAAGAAGTGTCTGCCTGAGCGCGGTACCTGCACGCGGTGTGATGACAATGTGGACATCTCTCCCCGGCACCTTGGCCTGACCGTGAGACACGTTACTGTCAGAAACCTACAGGCTCACACCCAGTACAGCTTTGAGATTCAGGCTGTCAATGGAGTCTCCAACAAGAGTCCCTACACACCCCAGTTTGCATCTGTTAACATCACCACTAACCAAGCTG CTCCCTCTGCAGTTCCTACAGTCCACCTGATGGGGGCCTCAGCCAACACTATGAGTCTCTCCTGGCTCCCCCCTGAAAAACCAAATGGCATCATCTTGGATTACGAGATTAAATACCATGAGAAG GACCAGGGAGAAGCTATTGCCCACACAATGACTGCCCAACGCAGCTCAGCACGCATTGAGGGTTTGAAGCCCGGCACACCGTATGTTGTGCAGGTTCGGGCCCGAACAGTGGCAGGGTATGGACGATACAGCAGCGCTTCTGACTTTAGCACCAACCACCAGG CCGAATCAGACAAGACTCTACAGGAACAGTTGCCGCTGATTGTGGGCTCTTTGACAGCTGGCCTGGTCTTCATCATTGTTGTTGTCGTCATTGCAATAGTCTGCCTCAG GAAGCAACGCAATGGATCAGAATCGGAATACACTGAAAAACTGCAACAATACA TCACTCCGGGAATGAAGGTCTACATTGACCCCTTCACCTACGAGGACCCAAATGAGGCCATCCGCGAGTTTGCCAAAGAAATTGACGTTTCCTGTGTGAAAATCGAGGAGGTCATTGGCGCAGGTAACCAACAACACAAGCTCCTGAGCAACAGGGGGAAGACAGCTAGGCACACCCTGGCCATACCTTTAGAGGACTTCACTTCAAGCG GAGAGTTTGGAGAAGTATGCCGCGGGCGTCTGAAGCTCCCTGGGCGTCGTGAGATTATTGTTGCTATCAAGACTCTGAAGGCTGGCTACACCGACCGTCAAAGGAGAGACTTCCTGAGTGAGGCCAGCATTATGGGTCAATTTGACCATCCCAACATTATACGCTTAGAAGGGGTGGTGACCAAGAGCCGGCCAGTCATGATTGTCACTGAATTCATGGAGAATGGAGCGCTGGATTCCTTTCTGCGG CTAAATGATGGCCAGTTCACTGTCATCCAGCTGGTCGGTATGTTAAGAGGCATTGCAGCTGGCATGAAATACCTGTCCGACATGAACTATGTGCACCGTGACCTGGCTGCTCGTAACATCCTAGTTAACAGCAACCTAGTGTGCAAAGTGTCCGATTTTGGCCTTTCTCGCTTTTTGGAGGACGATCCCACGGACCCCACGTACACCAGCTCATTG GGAGGAAAGATCCCAATTCGCTGGACAGCTCCTGAGGCCATTGCTTACAGAAAGTTCACCTCAGCTAGTGACGTGTGGAGCTATGGGATCGTCATGTGGGAGGTGATGTCATACGGCGAGCGTCCATACTGGGACATGAGTAATCAAGAT GTGATTAATGCAGTTGAGCAGGACTACAGGCTACCTCCACCCATGGACTGCCCTACTGCCTTGCACCAACTCATGTTAGACTGCTGGGTTAAAGAAAGAAACTTGAGACCCAAGTTCTCCCAGATAGTCAACACCCTGGACAAACTTATTCGCAATGCCGCCAGCCTTAAGGTGGTCACCAGCACACATTCTGG GGCCTCCCAGCCTCTTCTTGACCGCTGTGTGCCTGACTACACCACCTTCACCACTGTGGGCGACTGGCTGGACGCCATCAAGATGAGCCGTTACCGTGACAACTTCCTAAATGCTGGTTTCGCTTCCTTTGACCTGGTAGCCCAGATGACTTCAGA AGATCTGCTACGGATAGGTGTGACATTAGCCGGCCACCAAAAGAAGATTCTCGGGAGCATTCAAGACATGAGACTTCAAATGAACCAAACGCTGCCCGTCCAGGTCTGA